In Mycolicibacterium aubagnense, the DNA window GCCGACCTGCATGCCCAGTACCGAGACCGCGTTGCCCGGATACAACCCCACCGCGTCCTGGAAGTGCGCGGTCACCGTGATGTTCCGCTGCCAGACCCGCGGCACAACGGCGGCCGCCGTCGTCACCGCCGCGACGACCACGATCACCAGCACCGCCCCGATCATCAAGGCACGCTTACTCATTTGCAGTCCTTGAAGTACTCGACGATGTTGAACTGGCGGGCCCGGCCGCTGATGGCACACATCCAGGAATCGATCATGACGCCCGCAGGCAGTGTGATGTCGGCGCCGTTGCCGCTGCCGGTCAGGTTGGCGATGTTGCGCGTCGTCACCGGGGCGACCTGAAGAATGCTGCGGACCAGTGCGTCGTGCTCGGCAAGCAGCCTCGAAAACTCATGCAGATTGGTGATCAAGGCGTCGAGCTGCGGTTCATTGGCCAGGAGCGTGTGGGCCCGGTCGGCCAGTAGTGTCACCCCGTCGAACAGCCGCTGCATCGCGGCTCGCCGCGTGGCGATCTCACCGAGAATCTGGTTGCCCTGCAACACCAATGCGCCCAGATCAGCCTTCTGCCGATGCAGCAGCGTCGCAATGGTGTCCGCGTTGGTGATCAAGGTGCCGAGCTGGTCACGGCGGGACTGGATGACGCCAGAAAGCGAGTTCAGATTGGTCAGCGCCTCCGGCAGGGCGTCGGGCACACCCTGCAGGCTGCCACTCATCACCCGCACCGACTCGGCGATCTTGTCCGCATCGAGCGGAGACAGGGTGCTGGTCGCGCCCTCCAGGGTCTTCTGCAAGTCATACGGCACCTCCGTATGACTCAATGTGATTGTGTTGCCGGCGATATGGCCGGGACCGGCGGGAGTGATCTCGAGGTACCGCGACCCCAGGATGGTCGTGAGTTTGATGGACGCACGAGTTTCGGTGCCCAGCCGCACGTTCTTGTCGGCTTTGAAGGTCACCACCACGTGGTCACCGGCCAGCTCGACATTCTGCACCTCGCCGACATTGATACCCGCGATGGTCACCGCGTTGCCGGACTTGATGGCAGCAGCCTGGGCGAACTCAGCGGTGTACTGCTTCTTCCCGAGGTCCAGAACACTGACCAGGACGACCGCAGCGACCATCACGATGATCACCGTCAGGCCGATCGCGCCGAGCCAGAACTTGTTGTAGTCCTCCAGAACTCGCTTACGCCCACCCGGGATGTTCGCCGGGCGGAGCGGGCCACCGAACAGGCTGCTCATCGGCACACCGCCGTGTGCCACACTTCGCCGCCGTTGCCGGGTGTCGCCCTGGTGACGAACATCCGGAACCAATTGAGCAAGCCTCGCCACAGACCGAAATCGAGATCGCAGGCATACACGTCGATGTAGGTGCCCTCTTGCCCGGCACGGGCAAGTCCCTTGAGCAGCAACGGCACATTGGCGACCGCATAGCCCAACCGGGCCTTGCCGTCGGTCACGCTGTACTTCAAGAATCCAGGGTCGCGATCGATGAACTGCTGCATGTTCGGGGTGATCGCGTTGACGATCGCCGATAACCGCGACACGTTGGCGGTGATCGAACCCACCGAGGATACGAGTTCGTCACGCCGGCCGTTCAGCGCGGCGATCGATAGCGAGGTTTCGTGGAGCATCGTCTGCAGATTGGTGCTCTGCTTGGCCAGCGTCGTCATCAGCTTGTCCAGGTTGGCGATCAAATCGCCCAGCGCCGCATCGGGACCGGCGAGGGTCTGCGTCAGCACAGAGGCCTGGGTGGTCAACGTCAAAAGCGATCCCTCGTTGCCCTGGAACGCCTGGATGATGGCGCTGGTCAGGTTGTCCACCTGCTGCGGGTCCAGCTCGGTGAACAGCGGCTCGAAACCGTTGAGCATGTAGGAGATGTCGAACGACGGGTTGGTCCGGTTCTCCGGAATCTGGGCTCCGACAGGAAGTTTCCGCTTGTCGCCCTCCCCCTGACTCAAGCCCAGGTACCGCTGTCCGATGATGTTCTGGTAGGTCACCGAGGCCAGCGTGGTGGTGTACAGCGTCTGGTTGCTGCGCACCTGGAACGAGACCTTGGCCTGGTTGTCCCCGGTCAGCTCGATCTTGTCGACGCGGCCGACCCGAACGCCGGCCACCCGGACATCGTCACCTTCGGCCAGTCCGGACACGTCACTGAAGATCGCCGAATAGCTCGAGGTCGGTCCGGCGACGTTGCGCTGCAACGTGGCGAAGACCATCCAGGTGACCGCGACCGAGAAGACGAGGAACAGCGTCAGGAACACGACGGTGCTGCGCTTCAATTTCATGGCTGCCCCTCCGGCGCCGGGGTGACCTGAACGTCACTGCCGCGGACAACGGGCGCCAACAGCAGTTGTTGGGCGGATGTGGCTGGGCCACCGACGATCTGACTCAACTGGTCCTTCTCGCTCTGGCTGCCGACCGGTCCGACGGTGCCGCCGAACACGGGTGCCGATTGTTGCTGAACCTGGCCGACGGGCGCGGGCGCGCCGGCTTCTGCAGGCAGCGGCGGGCCCGCGGGTGCCGGCGCGGCTTGCTGGCCGGGCGCGAGCGCGGCCTGGGGCGCGGGCGGTGCATCAGGATCCGGTGGGCCGGGGAACTCCGGCACGATCGGGACCGAAAAGCGTGGCGGCGCAATGTTGGGACGGTTCTCGGTCACCCACGGCGGGGTGGCCATGCCCATCGATTCCAGACCGGGCTTCAGGTCGGGCGCGGTCGGCGTTTCCGGCGCGGTCTGGCAGCTCGGGCCTGCCGTCGCGCCGTACCGCGGGCAGTCCGCCCGGGTGTACTGACGCGACGGGTTCATCGAGATGGCCGCTTTCCAGATGAGCAGACCGGCGTCCTTGTCGAAGCCCTCGTCGTAGATCTTGTTGGCCAGCGCCTGCAATCGGGTTGACACGCCATGGAATTCGCCGGCGTGGTCGGCCAGCACACCAAGTCCCGGCGTCAGACCGGTGCTCACCTGGATCATGCGATCGGTCTGGTGGTCGAACGCGTCGCCCAGCGTCCCGGTGGTCCGCAAACCACCGGAAAGGAAGTCGGTGAGCTGCGAGCGCTTCTCGGCGATGGTCTGCATCGGCCGCACCGAACTGTCCAGCGCGGTGAACAGATCCGGCGACACGGTGCGCAGGCTCTCGGCCGCTGCCTTCAATGCCGACAACGTGGTCGGGCCGGCGTCGTCGGACTTGACCACCGTATTCAGTTGCTGCATCACCGCATTGAGACTGTGGCCGGCGTCGGTGATCTTCTGCCCGCGACCGTGGGTGGCCTCCGCCAGCGCCGCGAAGACACCGACGTTGTTGGCATCAGGTGACTGCCCCACCGCTTTGAGCAGCTGGCGCAACTTCGCCAGCACGTTCTGGAACAGCACCGTCGGCAGGGTCTGATCTTCGAGGACGACGTCGCCGGAACGGATGGGCCGCGCCCCGCTGCCGTTTTGCACGAGCTGGACCGCCGACACCGCGAAGATGTTGGCCGGCACCACGCGAGCGGTCACGTTGTCGGGGATCTCCGCGGCGAACTGCGGCTGGATGTTGACATGCACCACG includes these proteins:
- a CDS encoding MCE family protein, translating into MSSLFGGPLRPANIPGGRKRVLEDYNKFWLGAIGLTVIIVMVAAVVLVSVLDLGKKQYTAEFAQAAAIKSGNAVTIAGINVGEVQNVELAGDHVVVTFKADKNVRLGTETRASIKLTTILGSRYLEITPAGPGHIAGNTITLSHTEVPYDLQKTLEGATSTLSPLDADKIAESVRVMSGSLQGVPDALPEALTNLNSLSGVIQSRRDQLGTLITNADTIATLLHRQKADLGALVLQGNQILGEIATRRAAMQRLFDGVTLLADRAHTLLANEPQLDALITNLHEFSRLLAEHDALVRSILQVAPVTTRNIANLTGSGNGADITLPAGVMIDSWMCAISGRARQFNIVEYFKDCK
- a CDS encoding MlaD family protein, whose amino-acid sequence is MKLKRSTVVFLTLFLVFSVAVTWMVFATLQRNVAGPTSSYSAIFSDVSGLAEGDDVRVAGVRVGRVDKIELTGDNQAKVSFQVRSNQTLYTTTLASVTYQNIIGQRYLGLSQGEGDKRKLPVGAQIPENRTNPSFDISYMLNGFEPLFTELDPQQVDNLTSAIIQAFQGNEGSLLTLTTQASVLTQTLAGPDAALGDLIANLDKLMTTLAKQSTNLQTMLHETSLSIAALNGRRDELVSSVGSITANVSRLSAIVNAITPNMQQFIDRDPGFLKYSVTDGKARLGYAVANVPLLLKGLARAGQEGTYIDVYACDLDFGLWRGLLNWFRMFVTRATPGNGGEVWHTAVCR
- a CDS encoding MlaD family protein yields the protein MANSFDHDPRGSTDRKLGIIGLCFGVIAAIAAVLMVVKSQGKLDDFIRVDLKLINIGDGLPERSDVKFRGVIVGMVSGVTPSQHGQPNVVHVNIQPQFAAEIPDNVTARVVPANIFAVSAVQLVQNGSGARPIRSGDVVLEDQTLPTVLFQNVLAKLRQLLKAVGQSPDANNVGVFAALAEATHGRGQKITDAGHSLNAVMQQLNTVVKSDDAGPTTLSALKAAAESLRTVSPDLFTALDSSVRPMQTIAEKRSQLTDFLSGGLRTTGTLGDAFDHQTDRMIQVSTGLTPGLGVLADHAGEFHGVSTRLQALANKIYDEGFDKDAGLLIWKAAISMNPSRQYTRADCPRYGATAGPSCQTAPETPTAPDLKPGLESMGMATPPWVTENRPNIAPPRFSVPIVPEFPGPPDPDAPPAPQAALAPGQQAAPAPAGPPLPAEAGAPAPVGQVQQQSAPVFGGTVGPVGSQSEKDQLSQIVGGPATSAQQLLLAPVVRGSDVQVTPAPEGQP